The following proteins are co-located in the Deinococcus aquaedulcis genome:
- a CDS encoding ABC transporter permease has protein sequence MSKPDRALPWRLARAHLRRRRTQNTLTILGIAVGVMALIAALSLTNGFTRALVDATLRASPHLSVTAFRPTPLDAELEAALRADRRVLAFTPFLADKGLLTRPASPGRGAGVDFTTLFGVTPAARKVLQLPAEQQAALGSLKDGEVLLGAALARSVGAFTGDTVRLLNSTQRRTALRVRGVFSTGNYLIDSAYAFTNLKTLQALQGTQAITGYQLRLHDPAQAPAVGDDLTRTRAYSPLPWQSLYGTLLDQLALQKRVIAFVVLLIVVVAAFGIANVLTLAVFEKTQEIAILRAIGATRPLITRIFLLEGLALGLGGLLLGNLLGLGISAYFTVRPFTLPGDLYFITTLPVEVRLTDVLGVNAIGLATTLLAALIPARRAAAVEPARILR, from the coding sequence ATGTCCAAGCCTGACCGCGCCCTGCCCTGGCGACTGGCGCGCGCCCACCTGCGCCGCCGCCGCACCCAGAACACCCTGACCATTCTGGGGATCGCGGTGGGGGTCATGGCCCTGATTGCGGCCCTCAGCCTGACCAACGGCTTTACCCGCGCGCTGGTGGACGCCACGCTGCGCGCCAGCCCTCACCTCAGCGTGACTGCCTTTCGGCCCACGCCCCTCGATGCCGAACTGGAAGCCGCCCTGCGCGCCGACCGCCGGGTGCTGGCCTTTACGCCTTTTCTGGCCGATAAGGGGCTGCTGACCCGGCCAGCCTCGCCCGGGCGGGGCGCCGGGGTGGACTTCACCACCCTGTTTGGCGTGACCCCCGCCGCCCGGAAAGTGCTGCAACTGCCCGCCGAGCAGCAGGCCGCGCTGGGCAGCCTGAAAGACGGCGAGGTGCTGCTGGGCGCGGCCCTGGCCCGCAGCGTGGGGGCCTTTACTGGCGACACGGTGCGCCTGCTGAACAGCACGCAGCGCCGCACGGCCCTGCGGGTGCGCGGCGTGTTTTCCACTGGCAACTACCTGATTGATTCCGCCTACGCCTTTACCAACCTGAAGACCCTGCAGGCCCTGCAGGGCACCCAGGCCATCACGGGCTACCAGCTGCGCCTGCATGACCCCGCCCAGGCCCCAGCGGTGGGCGACGACCTGACCCGTACCCGCGCCTACTCGCCGCTGCCCTGGCAGAGTCTGTACGGCACGCTGCTGGACCAGCTGGCGCTGCAGAAGCGGGTGATTGCCTTTGTGGTGCTGCTGATCGTGGTGGTGGCGGCCTTTGGAATCGCCAACGTGCTGACGCTGGCGGTGTTCGAGAAAACACAGGAAATCGCTATTCTGCGCGCCATTGGGGCCACCCGGCCGCTGATCACCCGCATCTTTCTGCTGGAGGGCTTGGCGCTGGGGCTGGGCGGGCTGCTGCTGGGCAACCTGCTGGGCCTGGGCATCAGCGCGTATTTCACGGTGCGGCCCTTTACGCTGCCGGGCGACCTGTATTTCATCACCACCCTGCCGGTCGAGGTGCGCCTGACGGACGTGCTGGGCGTGAATGCCATTGGCTTGGCCACCACTCTGCTGGCGGCCCTCATTCCGGCCCGGCGGGCGGCGGCGGTGGAACCGGCGCGGATTCTGCGCTGA
- a CDS encoding 3D domain-containing protein gives MSQRPLNWIRAAAFALLSTAGATPALPASTVASDAVRDALTVRPPAAPAPQQAAQNRAAAIAQAQRPSQPVAVTPIRGRSVVARSTAYNSLPNQTDATPFITATGTRTRPGVIALSRDLLRLFPYGTRVMIEDLSGRYSNMLRGRVFIVEDTMAARKTNSVDIWMPTRTEALNWGARQIRITAIR, from the coding sequence ATGTCTCAACGTCCTTTGAACTGGATTCGCGCCGCCGCTTTTGCCCTGCTGAGCACCGCTGGCGCCACGCCAGCCCTGCCCGCCAGCACCGTCGCCTCGGACGCGGTGCGTGACGCCCTGACGGTTCGCCCGCCTGCCGCGCCTGCTCCCCAGCAGGCCGCCCAGAACCGCGCCGCCGCTATTGCCCAGGCGCAGCGCCCCAGCCAGCCGGTGGCGGTCACGCCTATTCGTGGCCGCTCGGTGGTGGCGCGCTCCACGGCCTACAACAGCCTGCCCAACCAGACGGACGCCACGCCGTTCATCACGGCCACGGGCACCCGCACCCGGCCCGGCGTGATCGCCCTGTCGCGCGACCTGCTGCGCCTCTTCCCCTACGGCACCCGCGTCATGATTGAGGACCTCAGTGGGCGCTACTCCAACATGCTGCGCGGCCGGGTGTTTATCGTGGAAGACACGATGGCCGCCCGCAAGACCAACAGCGTGGACATCTGGATGCCCACCCGCACCGAGGCCCTGAACTGGGGCGCGCGCCAGATCCGCATTACCGCCATTCGCTGA
- a CDS encoding peptidoglycan D,D-transpeptidase FtsI family protein: protein MEVKIRARSHLMRILALLMFLTLVWAYAQLEWGAPQTARQKVMQARGTVLSADGRVLATSVNGKRVYPQGTLAGQLLGMMGTTEGLEGLENAYDGPLTAGQTVKLTIDTGIQASAEAALARAVPAHQGEYGSVVVLETRTGRVLAAASYPPFDPGTWRTYSEGARRNRAFLDRFEPGSTVKALVVAAALNEGLTTPNTLYDTPMSRFVGGRWGSRIGDNVAHPRTLTTQGILQYSSNVGMTHIVEHFPKERMRGYLNAYGFGREVPLPAVPAASGQLQSLSRWSDLVRATNSFGQGMSSTTLQLAAAFNVLANDGRYLSPRLVEGETGQERRDVLRPEVARETRTMLQTVVKRISGTAGLDGYDLAGKTGTAQVVVDGRYSSSIYDSVFAGFFPVESPRVTIAVMVHGAKREYHGSMLAAPIFRAISADVLSSWGVVPHPEKQDE, encoded by the coding sequence GTGGAAGTGAAGATACGCGCCCGTTCTCACTTGATGCGCATTCTGGCCCTGCTGATGTTCCTGACTCTGGTGTGGGCCTACGCCCAGCTGGAGTGGGGCGCGCCCCAGACCGCCCGGCAGAAGGTCATGCAGGCGCGCGGCACCGTGCTCTCCGCCGATGGGCGGGTGCTGGCCACCAGTGTGAACGGCAAGCGGGTCTATCCGCAGGGCACCCTGGCCGGGCAGCTGCTGGGCATGATGGGCACCACTGAGGGCTTAGAGGGCCTGGAAAACGCCTACGACGGGCCCCTGACCGCCGGCCAGACAGTCAAGCTCACCATAGATACGGGCATTCAGGCCTCGGCCGAGGCCGCATTGGCGCGCGCCGTGCCCGCGCACCAGGGCGAATACGGCTCGGTGGTGGTGCTGGAAACCCGCACCGGGCGCGTGCTGGCCGCCGCCAGTTATCCCCCCTTTGACCCCGGCACCTGGCGCACCTACTCCGAGGGCGCCCGGCGCAACCGCGCGTTCCTGGACCGCTTCGAGCCCGGTTCCACCGTCAAGGCGCTGGTGGTGGCCGCCGCGCTGAACGAGGGTCTGACCACTCCGAACACCCTGTACGACACCCCCATGAGTCGCTTTGTGGGCGGACGCTGGGGCAGCCGCATTGGCGACAACGTGGCCCATCCCAGAACACTGACCACCCAGGGCATATTGCAGTACAGCTCCAACGTGGGCATGACCCATATCGTGGAGCACTTTCCCAAAGAGCGCATGCGCGGCTATCTGAACGCCTATGGCTTTGGCCGTGAGGTGCCGCTGCCGGCCGTCCCTGCCGCCAGTGGGCAACTGCAGTCCCTGAGCCGCTGGAGCGACCTGGTGCGCGCCACCAATTCATTCGGGCAGGGCATGAGCAGCACCACGCTGCAACTGGCCGCAGCCTTCAACGTGCTGGCCAACGACGGCCGCTACCTCTCGCCCCGTCTGGTGGAAGGCGAAACCGGCCAGGAGCGGCGCGATGTGCTGCGCCCCGAGGTGGCCCGCGAAACCCGGACCATGCTGCAAACAGTGGTCAAGCGCATTTCCGGCACCGCTGGCCTGGACGGCTACGATCTGGCCGGCAAAACGGGCACCGCGCAGGTGGTGGTGGACGGCCGCTACTCCAGCAGCATCTACGACAGCGTCTTCGCGGGGTTCTTCCCGGTCGAAAGCCCGCGCGTGACCATCGCCGTGATGGTTCACGGCGCCAAGCGCGAGTACCACGGCTCCATGCTGGCCGCGCCCATTTTCCGCGCTATTTCGGCCGATGTGCTGTCCAGCTGGGGCGTGGTGCCCCACCCTGAAAAGCAGGATGAGTGA
- the rsmH gene encoding 16S rRNA (cytosine(1402)-N(4))-methyltransferase RsmH, whose translation MNDPQTPLSSEAAPAQGGLSHVPVLAAEVLEALQPAPGRVFVDGTLGGAGHTGLLLAAGAAVYGIDQDPYALERARRAGWAGLTVLQGNYRDMAALLAAAGALQVDGILLDIGVSSFQLDDAARGFSYHTEAPLDMRMSQSGESAADVVNTYDEEDLAAIIYEYGEDRLSRRIARGIVAARDKAPIETTVQLAEIVKRAYPGFSKGIHPARRTFQALRIHVNDELGALRDGLQAAETLLAPGGRLAVISFHSLEDRIVKRFLLGSEVLTPLTKRPLVASEEEQASNPRARSAKLRVAERRPA comes from the coding sequence ATGAACGACCCCCAGACCCCCCTCTCTTCCGAAGCCGCCCCCGCCCAAGGCGGCCTGTCGCATGTGCCGGTGCTGGCCGCCGAGGTGCTGGAAGCGCTCCAACCGGCCCCCGGCCGCGTGTTCGTGGACGGCACCCTGGGCGGCGCCGGGCACACTGGGCTGCTGCTGGCGGCGGGCGCCGCTGTGTACGGCATTGACCAGGACCCCTACGCCCTGGAGCGGGCCCGGCGTGCTGGATGGGCGGGCCTGACCGTGCTGCAGGGCAACTACCGCGACATGGCCGCGCTGCTGGCGGCGGCGGGCGCCTTGCAGGTGGACGGCATTCTGCTGGACATCGGCGTGAGCAGCTTTCAGCTGGACGACGCGGCACGCGGCTTTTCCTACCACACCGAGGCCCCGCTGGACATGCGCATGAGCCAGAGCGGCGAATCGGCCGCCGACGTGGTGAACACCTACGACGAAGAGGACCTCGCCGCCATCATCTATGAATACGGCGAGGACCGCCTCTCGCGCCGCATTGCACGCGGGATCGTGGCGGCGCGTGACAAGGCGCCCATCGAGACCACCGTGCAACTGGCCGAGATCGTCAAGCGGGCGTACCCCGGCTTCTCCAAGGGGATTCACCCCGCCCGGCGCACCTTTCAGGCGCTGCGCATTCATGTCAACGACGAACTGGGCGCCCTGCGCGACGGGCTGCAGGCCGCCGAAACCCTGCTGGCCCCCGGCGGGCGGCTGGCGGTCATCAGCTTTCATTCGCTTGAAGACCGCATCGTGAAGCGCTTCCTGCTGGGCAGCGAGGTCCTGACCCCCCTGACCAAGCGCCCGCTGGTGGCGTCTGAAGAAGAGCAGGCGAGCAACCCCCGCGCCCGCAGCGCCAAGTTGCGCGTGGCCGAACGGAGGCCCGCATGA
- the mraZ gene encoding division/cell wall cluster transcriptional repressor MraZ has translation MPFGEYPYTIDDKGRVVMPPAFRDFVEDGMILTRGMEGCLYVFPLASWKRVETQLEGLPLTDAESRAFVRFFYSGASKARLDNQSRVSVPQPLRAFAALEGEVIVAGAPGRLELWSPARWEAAIAAVQDNPPKPDLLSNFVA, from the coding sequence GTGCCGTTTGGCGAATACCCGTACACCATTGATGACAAGGGCCGCGTGGTCATGCCCCCCGCGTTCCGCGACTTCGTGGAGGACGGCATGATCCTGACGCGCGGCATGGAAGGCTGCCTGTACGTGTTTCCCCTGGCCAGCTGGAAGCGGGTGGAAACGCAGTTAGAAGGCCTGCCCCTCACAGACGCCGAGTCCCGGGCGTTCGTGCGCTTCTTCTATTCCGGGGCCAGCAAGGCGCGCCTGGACAACCAGAGCCGCGTCTCTGTGCCCCAGCCCCTGCGTGCGTTTGCGGCCCTGGAGGGAGAAGTGATCGTGGCGGGTGCGCCCGGTCGCCTGGAACTCTGGAGCCCGGCCCGCTGGGAAGCCGCCATTGCGGCGGTGCAGGACAACCCCCCTAAACCTGACCTTCTGTCCAACTTTGTGGCGTAA
- a CDS encoding DUF423 domain-containing protein, whose amino-acid sequence MHSHHTLRAGAVLAVLSVALGAFAAHGLKARLDAAALATFETGARYQMYAALALLALGTQPGQRRAPPLLLAGALVFAGSLYLLALTGVKVLGAVAPIGGALMIAGFVLAALDAKKGV is encoded by the coding sequence ATGCATTCCCACCACACCCTGCGCGCCGGCGCCGTGCTGGCGGTCCTGTCCGTTGCCCTGGGCGCCTTTGCGGCCCACGGCCTGAAAGCCCGCCTGGACGCCGCTGCTCTGGCCACCTTTGAAACCGGCGCCCGCTACCAGATGTACGCGGCCCTGGCCCTGCTGGCCCTGGGCACCCAGCCCGGGCAGCGCCGCGCGCCCCCGCTGCTGCTGGCCGGCGCCCTGGTGTTTGCCGGCAGCCTGTACCTGCTGGCCCTGACCGGTGTGAAAGTCCTGGGTGCCGTGGCCCCCATTGGCGGCGCATTGATGATCGCGGGGTTTGTGCTAGCGGCACTGGACGCGAAGAAAGGGGTGTAG
- a CDS encoding pseudouridine synthase has translation MERLHKRLARAGVASRRAAEAMIQAGRVTVNGVPATLGQTVTDADDIRVDGQLIETGAAPKVTYMLYKPRGYVTTARDEYGRKNVLDAMPPTPGLHPVGRLDRDSEGLLLLTTDGDLTLTLTHPRYGHEKAYRAWTDGPHAPTPADLERLLDGSLTLDDGPATALEARPARGGAFVVLGEGRNRQVRRMLEGIGHPVTRLLRYRVGGLWLGNLEVGEYRQLDDRDLRDLLHPDRTPPQVWARQWERIEKRWG, from the coding sequence ATGGAGCGGCTGCACAAGCGGCTGGCCCGCGCCGGGGTGGCCTCGCGCCGCGCGGCAGAAGCCATGATCCAGGCCGGGCGCGTGACCGTGAACGGCGTGCCCGCCACCCTGGGCCAGACCGTCACCGACGCCGACGACATCCGGGTGGACGGCCAGCTGATCGAAACCGGGGCCGCCCCGAAGGTCACCTACATGCTTTACAAGCCGCGTGGCTACGTGACCACCGCCCGCGACGAGTACGGCCGCAAGAACGTGCTGGACGCCATGCCCCCCACCCCTGGCCTGCACCCGGTGGGCCGCCTGGACCGCGACTCCGAAGGGCTGCTGCTGCTGACCACCGACGGCGACCTGACCCTGACGCTGACCCATCCCCGCTACGGCCATGAGAAGGCGTACCGCGCCTGGACGGACGGCCCCCACGCCCCCACCCCGGCTGATCTGGAGCGGTTGCTGGACGGCTCCCTGACCCTGGACGACGGCCCGGCCACCGCCTTAGAGGCCCGCCCGGCGCGCGGCGGCGCCTTCGTGGTGCTGGGCGAGGGCCGAAACCGGCAGGTGCGGCGCATGCTGGAAGGTATTGGCCACCCAGTGACCCGCCTGCTGCGCTACCGCGTGGGCGGCCTGTGGCTGGGCAACCTGGAGGTGGGCGAATACCGCCAGCTTGACGACCGTGACCTGCGCGACCTGCTGCACCCGGACCGCACGCCGCCCCAGGTGTGGGCGCGCCAGTGGGAACGGATTGAGAAGCGCTGGGGGTAG
- the truB gene encoding tRNA pseudouridine(55) synthase TruB, protein MPVIAVDKPLTLTSHDVVNRARRARSTRRVGHTGTLDPLATGVLVLCVDDSTKVVQFMEADTKDYLAWISLGAGTPTLDAEGPVDARADVPDLTEAQVREVLATFVGPQAQVPPQYSAIQVGGQRAYAVARAGGALDLPARPIVIHELELLGLYPSVQAAPHTFDPQTWRPADSGHTFTLPDPLGEFPTLLVWARVGSGTYLRSLARDVGAALGVPAHLGGLVRTRVGRYDLRDAVTLEGLAEAEGIPDLAALDFPVIAADDRLARELRQGKRPAHGAAGRFVVTLGGQLVAVVDGDGQQLKVVRAWA, encoded by the coding sequence ATGCCCGTGATCGCCGTGGACAAGCCCCTGACGTTGACCTCGCACGATGTGGTGAATCGCGCGCGGCGGGCGCGCAGCACGCGCCGGGTGGGCCACACCGGCACCCTGGACCCCCTGGCTACGGGCGTGCTGGTGCTGTGCGTGGACGACAGCACCAAGGTCGTGCAGTTCATGGAGGCCGACACCAAGGATTACCTCGCCTGGATCAGCCTGGGGGCCGGCACGCCCACCCTGGACGCCGAGGGCCCGGTGGACGCGCGCGCCGACGTGCCCGACCTGACGGAAGCGCAGGTGCGCGAGGTACTGGCGACTTTCGTGGGGCCCCAGGCCCAGGTGCCCCCGCAATACAGCGCTATTCAGGTGGGCGGCCAGCGGGCCTACGCGGTGGCGCGCGCAGGCGGCGCCCTGGACCTGCCGGCCCGCCCCATCGTGATCCATGAATTGGAGTTGCTGGGCCTGTATCCCAGCGTGCAGGCCGCGCCCCACACCTTTGACCCCCAGACGTGGCGCCCGGCCGACAGCGGCCACACCTTTACCCTGCCTGACCCGTTGGGCGAGTTCCCCACCCTGCTGGTTTGGGCCCGGGTGGGCAGCGGCACCTACCTGCGCTCGCTGGCGCGCGATGTGGGCGCGGCGCTGGGCGTGCCCGCGCATCTGGGCGGCCTGGTACGCACCCGCGTGGGCCGCTACGACCTGCGCGACGCCGTGACCCTGGAAGGCCTGGCCGAAGCCGAAGGTATTCCGGATCTAGCGGCGCTGGATTTCCCGGTGATTGCCGCAGATGACCGGCTGGCCCGCGAACTGCGGCAGGGCAAACGCCCGGCGCATGGCGCCGCCGGCCGCTTCGTGGTGACGCTGGGAGGCCAGCTGGTGGCCGTGGTGGACGGCGACGGGCAGCAACTGAAGGTGGTCCGGGCCTGGGCGTGA
- a CDS encoding S41 family peptidase produces the protein MTAEAQAYLQAALKLIQQEALYAGRLNWPEITAACERLSADAQTAADTYPALRFALAALGDHHSQLRLPDADVTRRGVFGIYFSRGVVAVVLPETPAERAGLQRGERITRLNGKAPGPGVNEGLPVGPQVTLELETAEGTRTVVLTRDDVPAVQPAPEGRLVAPGVGLVTLPECSLEGQCEDGRTYQDRLAGVLLNLRRQGAERWIVDLRLNLGGNMWPMLAGVGPLAGEGVLGAFVKGQEQWRWRHEAGQARLEDELICQLNIAPMVPVPTDTRVAVLTSPLTASSGEILTLSFVGRPGTRLFGESTRGLTTSNSFYTLPDGAALLVATALDADRTGRVYDSVIEPDVAVPIRWDLFQTADDPVLGAALAWVTQP, from the coding sequence ATGACCGCTGAGGCACAGGCGTATCTGCAGGCGGCGCTCAAGCTGATTCAGCAGGAGGCGCTGTATGCCGGGCGGCTCAACTGGCCGGAAATCACGGCCGCCTGCGAGCGGCTGAGTGCCGACGCGCAGACAGCCGCCGATACCTACCCCGCCCTGCGATTTGCCCTGGCAGCCCTGGGTGACCACCACAGCCAGTTGCGCCTCCCCGATGCAGACGTCACGCGGCGCGGCGTATTCGGAATCTATTTCTCGCGTGGCGTGGTGGCCGTGGTGCTGCCGGAGACGCCAGCTGAACGGGCCGGGCTTCAGCGGGGGGAGCGCATCACGCGCCTGAATGGCAAGGCGCCAGGGCCGGGCGTGAACGAGGGTCTACCGGTGGGGCCGCAGGTCACGCTGGAACTGGAGACGGCTGAAGGCACCCGGACGGTGGTGCTGACCCGGGACGACGTTCCTGCGGTGCAGCCCGCGCCGGAAGGGCGACTGGTCGCCCCTGGTGTGGGGTTGGTGACCCTGCCTGAATGCAGCCTGGAAGGCCAGTGCGAGGATGGCCGAACCTATCAGGACCGTCTGGCCGGAGTGCTGCTGAACTTGAGGCGCCAGGGGGCTGAACGCTGGATTGTGGATCTGCGGCTGAACCTGGGTGGAAACATGTGGCCCATGCTGGCGGGGGTGGGGCCGCTGGCGGGTGAAGGTGTGTTGGGCGCCTTCGTCAAAGGCCAGGAGCAGTGGCGCTGGCGGCACGAGGCCGGCCAAGCGCGGCTTGAGGATGAATTGATCTGTCAGCTGAACATCGCCCCAATGGTCCCGGTGCCCACCGATACCCGGGTGGCCGTCTTGACCTCACCGCTGACAGCCAGCAGTGGCGAGATCCTGACTCTTTCGTTCGTGGGTCGCCCTGGCACCCGTCTTTTTGGCGAGTCCACCCGGGGGCTAACCACCAGCAACAGTTTCTACACCCTGCCCGACGGCGCGGCCCTGTTGGTGGCAACGGCTCTGGACGCGGACCGCACCGGCCGCGTCTACGATTCGGTGATTGAGCCAGATGTGGCCGTGCCGATTCGCTGGGACCTTTTTCAGACCGCCGATGATCCGGTGCTGGGCGCGGCGCTGGCGTGGGTGACTCAACCCTGA
- the gatA gene encoding Asp-tRNA(Asn)/Glu-tRNA(Gln) amidotransferase subunit GatA — MSVPPTAAELARHVQARETTAPELLAAALSRIQAARPLGAVVSLNDGAQAQAQAVQARVDRGEALPLAGVPILVKDNINVSGTATTCGSRILASYVSPYTATAAARLQQAGAVIVGKANMDEFAMGSSTESSAHGPALNPWDEARVPGGSSGGSAVAVAAGLTPVALGSDTGGSVRQPASFCGVYGLKPTYGRVSRYGLVAYASSLDQIGPFAHTAQDLALLMNVLAGHDPLDATSLHAPPAFATGTADDLRGLRVGVIQESLGGNTPGVDATLQGTLDALRGAGAQVAEVSLPELKYAIAAYYLIAMPEASSNLARFDGMVYGARVAGSDVTEAMTLTREQGFGPEVQRRILIGTYALSSGYYDAYYSKAMKVRRLIADRFAQAFGSFDVLVTPTSPFPAFRRGEKTSDPLAMYAADVDTVAINLAGLPALSVPAGFETVDGVRLPVGIQFIAPALQDERLVQLAGGLEALGVVQAGAAPGYDR; from the coding sequence ATGTCCGTGCCCCCCACCGCCGCCGAACTGGCCCGCCACGTGCAGGCCCGCGAGACCACCGCGCCCGAGCTGCTGGCTGCCGCCCTCAGCCGTATCCAGGCCGCCCGGCCCCTGGGTGCCGTGGTGAGCCTGAATGACGGCGCCCAGGCCCAGGCGCAGGCGGTGCAGGCCCGGGTGGACAGGGGCGAGGCACTGCCGCTGGCGGGCGTGCCCATACTCGTGAAGGACAACATCAATGTGTCGGGCACGGCCACCACCTGCGGCAGCCGCATTCTGGCGAGCTATGTCAGCCCCTACACCGCCACGGCCGCCGCGCGGCTGCAACAGGCCGGCGCGGTGATCGTGGGCAAGGCGAACATGGATGAATTCGCCATGGGCTCCAGCACCGAAAGCAGTGCGCATGGCCCTGCCCTGAACCCCTGGGACGAGGCGCGGGTGCCGGGCGGCAGCAGCGGGGGCAGCGCGGTCGCGGTGGCGGCGGGCCTCACCCCGGTGGCCCTGGGGAGCGACACCGGTGGCAGCGTGCGCCAGCCGGCCAGCTTCTGTGGCGTGTATGGCCTGAAACCTACCTATGGCCGGGTCAGCCGCTATGGGCTGGTGGCCTACGCCAGCAGCCTGGACCAGATTGGGCCCTTCGCGCACACGGCGCAGGACCTCGCCCTGCTGATGAACGTGCTGGCCGGGCACGACCCCCTGGACGCCACCAGCCTGCACGCGCCGCCCGCCTTTGCCACGGGCACCGCTGACGACCTGCGCGGGTTACGGGTGGGCGTTATCCAGGAGAGCCTGGGGGGCAACACGCCGGGTGTAGACGCCACCCTGCAGGGCACGCTGGACGCCCTGCGCGGCGCCGGGGCCCAGGTGGCCGAGGTGAGCCTGCCCGAACTGAAGTACGCCATTGCCGCCTATTACCTGATTGCCATGCCGGAAGCCAGCAGCAACCTCGCGCGCTTTGACGGCATGGTGTACGGCGCGCGTGTTGCAGGCAGTGACGTGACCGAGGCCATGACCCTCACCCGCGAGCAGGGTTTTGGCCCCGAGGTGCAGCGCCGCATCCTGATCGGCACCTACGCCCTGAGCAGCGGCTATTACGACGCCTATTACAGCAAGGCCATGAAGGTCCGCCGCCTGATCGCGGACCGCTTTGCGCAGGCGTTTGGGTCCTTTGACGTGCTGGTGACGCCCACCAGTCCGTTTCCGGCGTTCCGGCGCGGCGAAAAGACCAGCGATCCCCTGGCGATGTACGCCGCCGATGTGGACACCGTGGCGATCAACCTCGCCGGGCTGCCGGCCCTAAGCGTGCCCGCCGGATTCGAGACGGTGGACGGGGTGCGCCTGCCTGTGGGCATTCAGTTCATCGCGCCGGCCCTGCAGGACGAGCGGCTGGTGCAGCTGGCGGGGGGCCTGGAGGCGCTGGGTGTGGTGCAGGCCGGGGCAGCGCCTGGATATGACCGCTGA
- a CDS encoding DUF4388 domain-containing protein yields MTKSTASLETFDFLELLYLLTEQRRSGVLHVERADGQFQAWLESGRVRHLQFGEDLGVPALVRLLQAPQGRFHFDEGLAHPQPRMDALLDEVALEALEAMPVQELPFDGPARITSPERVARMRWGLKELDILQQIEAQQPVSDLARDPDAKRMLLKLCRIGLIAPRKSRVARLTVTVTRQVRDVALVDELIFRRWKEDIVRHPQSVAIRTDGGQVYTLPIRMASNLTTQLMVPPELLMRTGLRAGDSVLVKPV; encoded by the coding sequence ATGACGAAATCCACCGCCAGCCTCGAAACCTTCGATTTTCTGGAACTGCTGTATCTGCTCACCGAGCAGCGGCGCAGCGGCGTGCTGCACGTCGAACGTGCCGATGGGCAATTCCAGGCGTGGTTGGAAAGTGGGCGGGTGCGTCACCTGCAGTTTGGCGAGGACCTGGGGGTGCCCGCGCTGGTGCGCCTGCTGCAAGCGCCGCAGGGCCGCTTTCACTTTGACGAGGGGCTGGCCCACCCGCAGCCGCGCATGGACGCCCTGCTGGACGAGGTGGCCCTAGAAGCCCTGGAAGCGATGCCGGTGCAGGAACTGCCCTTTGATGGCCCGGCACGCATCACCTCGCCGGAGCGGGTGGCGCGCATGCGCTGGGGCCTGAAGGAACTGGACATCCTGCAGCAGATCGAGGCGCAGCAGCCGGTGTCGGACCTCGCCCGCGACCCGGATGCCAAGCGGATGCTGCTGAAACTTTGCCGCATTGGCCTGATTGCGCCGCGCAAGTCCCGCGTGGCCCGTCTGACTGTGACCGTGACCCGGCAGGTGCGCGACGTGGCCCTGGTGGACGAACTGATTTTCCGCCGCTGGAAAGAAGACATCGTGCGCCACCCGCAGAGCGTGGCGATCCGCACCGATGGCGGGCAGGTGTACACCCTGCCGATTCGTATGGCCTCCAACCTCACCACCCAGCTGATGGTGCCGCCCGAACTGCTGATGCGCACGGGGCTGCGCGCAGGGGACAGTGTGCTGGTCAAGCCGGTGTAG